A region of the Microthrixaceae bacterium genome:
GCCGCGACCGACCGTCACGCGTCACCTGGACCTATCACCCCGACGACGGCCTGAGCGCTGTCTTCAGCGTCGAGGACTGAACCTGTTGATCAAGGGCTCGGTGGTTTGCGAATCGACTCAGACGCGAGCCTGAACGAACCTGAACGAGGCACCAAGAGATCCAACCGAACTCGTTGCGACGAACCTCGGGCTTCCAACGACATGCAGATCCGCTGGGCCTAGCCCTAGGAACGGGCCCGCTCCGCGAGGACCTCGTCGAGAAAGCTGGCCGTCTCCGCGGTCAACTCTCGTACTGATCGCAGCGTTTGCTGGTCGGGATCTCCTCGGCGGTTGAACTTGATTCCCACGACCTTGCCGCCGTGTCCCACGAACCGGAGTTCGTTGACCTGGTCCGCTGTCAGGACCACGTCGAAATAGTGGTCGGTGGATTCTCCGGCAACCGCCAAGAGGTGGTCGCTTGCTTTCCACGGCTCGTACCCCAAGACGCTCTCGGCCTCGCCTTGGTCGACCACCCGCTCGACTGTCATGCGTCCAAGGAGACGGATAACGCCTCGGTGGTAGGACACGACGTAGACCGCATCGCCCGGCCGGACCCCACGCTTGCGAAAGGCATTCCCGGCTGTGTGGTCGAGAGCCAGCGGTACCTTTCGCTTCCGGACTGCTTCTTCTGGGAAGACTGTCGTCTCGTGGGTCCAGTAGTGCGTCCAGAACTTCACTCTGGCGCCTCACCTCCTCATGCGCGACGACGCCCCACCGCGGCTCGCTCGTGGCGCACCCCACCAGATTCCGGCGATCCTCCTGGCCAAGCTCGCCCTCGATTCCACGATGCACGGAAGTGGGCTCGGCCGTGACCTTCTCGTCCACGCACTCGCAACGATCCTCGACGCCGCCCGTCGCGCAGGAGGACGAGTCGTGCTCGTCGATGCCATCGACGACGAGGCCCGAGCGTTCTACGAGCGCCACGACTTCGAGGCACTTCCCGGCCAACCTCGGCGCCTCGTCCTGAAGCTCAGCACCGTGGCCAAGGCCCTCGGGGCGCCGTGGCCGTGATGCACCGGGGTGATGACAACTTGATGACAAGGGCGGCGAGTCGGGCGGGGGAGCGGACGCCAGACGGCCGACAGCGACGGACGAATGATCGTCACTCCGGTGTCCGACTTGTCATCACCTTGTCCGCGAACACGATGAAACAGGGTGATTCTGACGGTCACGGACTGGCACGAGGCCCGCGAGAAAACCGCCTCTGAGCTGCACGGATAGGGACGCATCGGTACGCCTTGTCACCAAGAACCCGGCGTTCAAGTCCCCCCTCCGACACCGGAAAACCGCAGGTCAGACCGTGTGGATAACTTCGTTGCTGTATTGAACCCCACGGCGTGGGGTGTTCGCCAGCTCGGCGCTTGAACGTGTCGCGATGCTGGCCGCCGCCTCGCGCGGGGCTCGAGGTGGCACCGTGGCTGGGGGTCCCGGCGAGCCGCGGCGCGGGTGATCCGCTCGGGAGCCTTCGGCCTGAGCGGCTTCTCGTATGGTCTGCAACTTCTTGTCTGCAATTTGGCGCTCTCGAGCCTTTACCTGGTTAGGAGGCTCCATGAGCGCGACCCGTGCAGAGGCCAGCGAACCAGCCTGTGAGGACGAGATGGTGGCGGTGCTTCGTCGCGCGTTCACGATTGCACTCGGTCCTCGGCTCGGTGCGGAGGCGCTGTCGGATGCACTCCTCTATCTCGTGGAGCATCGGGACCGGGTCTTGGCGATGGACAACCCTGGCGGGTATCTGTTCACCGTTGGCCGGCAGCGAGCACTCGCGGCGTACCGTCGTCCGCCAGCGCCACTGTTCCCGTCGCCAGTGGTAGCCGGCATCCCCGACATCGAGCCTGGCCTCGTCGCTGCGCTCGGAGGACTGAGCGAGCGACAACGTTTGTGCGTCGTGCTCGTGCACGCATTCGGCTATCGGAACCAGGAGGTCGCCGATCTCATAGGGATCTCTGTTGGCAGCGTCCAGACCCACGGTCGGAGGGCGCTCACCCGCCTCAGGAAGAATCTGGGAGTGACCAAGTGAACCTCGACGAGCTTGCCCGCTACATCGACCACGTCTCGACGAACGCTGGAGCTGCGGAAAGTCACGCGCTTTCGCCTGAATCTGCGGGTCGGCCCCCCGAGCCGGCGGCGTGCATTCTTGGTCGCTGCATGCCTCGTCGTCGTGGCTGGAGTAGCGGTGGCGATCAACGTAGGGCGAGGCGGCGATTCCGATGAGGTCGTCGTAGAAGGTGCCGGCACCGCATGAGTTCGCCCTCCGCTGACCAAGAACCCGGCGAACCACCGGTGACGTCTTCGCAGTACCTCGAAGGCTCACCGACGGTGCTGTCCACCGAGACGCCCTATGCCCGTGAGATCGCCTCGGTGTTGAACCTTTCAGAGTTCGAGATCTTGCGTCGAGACCGAACAGCGCCTGACGGTGAACCACTGCGATCAGACGACATCAACCGTGAGAGCCCTCGTGCTGGATACGAGGCCACGATCTACCACGGCATGCCTGCCGTCTTCTTTGAAGAACATGACGATGCGCAGTTGCCGGTCATCGACACCGAAGTCGGCAAAGCGTGGGTCAGCACCTCCGGGGGTGATCGCGTTGGAGTGGCCCTCGCCAACTCCGAGACCGGGATCATCGTGCAGGTGGCCTTCGTCGACCCGGACGGGCACTTGCCGCAGATCGAAACGGTGGTCGACAAGGCGATCGAACTCTCCAGCAACGACATCGTGCTCGAAGAGACGCTCGGCAGGTAGCCAGGACTGTGATCTGTCCGCACTATCGTCGGCGCATCGTGGGCAAGCGTGCGAGTCGCTCGATTTCTGGTGTGGCTGCGGCCGTGGTGGCTTTGGTCGGCTTGTCGTGCAGTGCAGGTGACAGTGGCGTGGCGGTTCCGTCGTCGTCGGCCGACGCAACGACCCCGTCGTCATCAGGCGATGAACGGGTGAGCCAAGACTCCGAGCCGGTCAGCTCAGTCACCAGCTCACCGACCAGCATCCCGGCGGATGCGCTCCATCGTGCGCCCGATGCGATCACGAGAGAGGGTGCCATGCTCGCAGGCGTCGACGTCTTGAACGGCGGTGGGGTGGTGGTGTCCGGAACCGCCACCTCCGTGCACGTCGAGCGCGGTGAGTTCGACATGGACTATGCGGTGACCGTGATCGATGTCGGTCGCACGTTCCTCGGTCCGGAGTTCGATGAGATCGAGGTGTATACGGCGGTGCCGTTCCTTCGGATGGAGGAAGGCCGTTCATACCTCCTGTTCGTCAACCCGACGGCGAGTGTCCCCGGCAGGTTCACCCCGTCGGTTACTACCTGTTCGAGCCAGGCGAGAACGGGTGGGTGGCGCGCAACCATCCCTCCCCTGACGAGTCGGCCCCACTCGTCCTTCAAGACGCGCAGGTCGTGGACCTGATCGAGGAGTCACGCGCGTACATGGTCGACTTGGATCTGAGCGCTCCAAGCGCTGGGTGACCCCTTGCCCGAGGCATCAATATCGTAATACGATTAGCGTGTGTGGAGATCCACCGCTCAGCTCGAAAGCACGGGGTGGACGATGACGACATCGAGCATGCCGTCGTGCACGCGCTCGTGGTTGCGGATCTCGACCCCGAATCAGACCCGCCCCGGGTCTTGGCCATCGGACCAGATCGGGCCGGCAACCTGCTCGAGATCATCTGGCTCGAGCTGCCTGGAAGCGATCTCGTGATCCACGCGATGCCCTTACGCCGCTCCTTCTACGACCTGCTCCCCACAGAGGGCGACTCATGACGAAGCCGAAGACCTACACCACCACTACCGGCCGACGGTTGACCGACGTCGACATCGACGCGATCGCCGTCGAGGTCGAACACCGCGAGTACGACACGGAAACACTGAAGACCCGTCGTCGGGGACGGCCGCTGCTCGGTTCCGGCCCTGCCGAGGTCGTCCCGGTACGCCTCGACCCAGAACTCAAGTCTGCGGTCGAGGAGCGCCGCGACCGAACAACTCACGACGAGCGAACTCTATCCGCAGGGCCCTCCGCCACTACCTCGACGTCGCGTGCACGCCGCAGCTGCCGACTGAGCCAGGGGCGCCTGCAGTCCGAGTTGCCGGCAGGGAAGTGGCTGGACGGCGCGTCGAGTCACCTGGTCAACATCGCCGTCGAGCTGGTGGACGGCGAACAACGGGAAGTCGACGTTCAGATAGCGGTAGTCGATTCGGGACCTGGTGACGAGCGTCAGAGCGCTGATCGCCTGGCGGGTCAGATTCGGACGCTCAGCCCTGCTGGCCAAGGGTTCGTAAGCTGAGTCCATGACTTAGGTTCCGACGCTCGATGAGGTGACTCAGTGGGAGCGTGAGCGGGTGAGTGGTCGGACAGGTCGCAGTTCCGGGTCATGTCGGCGCAGGATCACGGCAGTTGCCGTCGTAGCGTCGATGTCGATGTCTGCCTGTGGAGGCAACTCGGCTCGAACGGTGGAGTCCCTGGACGGCGCCGCCTTTGAGGAGCGAACGAAGCGCATATGCATGGACCATGGGAAGGAACTCGACGAGCTCTTTGACCCATCCAGCGCCGATCGCTTCGAGTCGGACATGGAGCTCGAGGCCGAAATTGAGAGGACGCGTCGCAGGTTGCTCGCCTTGAGGCGAGGGGTTCTCGCTGCTCTCCGACAGGTCGAACCCCTGGGCCGTGAGGTCGAGTGGCGACTGGCCCTCAACTCGCACGAGGCCGCAATCGACCGCGCCGGTAGGGGCGATCGTGTCGATGTGCATGGAGAGGATCTCGCCGACAGCGTCTCGGGCCTTGTCGACGGTTTCGAGTTCGATGAGTGCTTCTGAACACCAGCAGAGAGCGCAGGTCCTGGTCAGTCGCCTTCGACGGTTTGGACGTAGGCGATCTCCGAGGTGGGACTGTCGAGGCATGACGTCACGTGTTCCACGGCGGCGGGCGGGAGACCCAGCGCCGCGGGATCAGACCCGAAGCTTCCACCCGCCGTGAACTCGTCGCCGACGGCGATGGCGGGGAAGTCGGGCGAATGGACCGAGGGACCGAATGGCTCCCAGTAGGTGCCGTAGGGCCAGACGAGGGGGTAGCGCTGAGCGGCAGGATCGACTGAAACCACGTAGAGGCATTTGTCGTCTAGCTCGAGAGTGCCCTGGATCAGTGCTTCATTGGTCTCGGTGCGATCCGCTGGTGGTGCGTGGACGACCGGTCCGTCGAGTCCCCCTGAACCGGCAGCGTCAAGTACTTCGTCCACCGAAGTCAGATCGGCCCACGCGTTGCGGAAGCCGGTCCAGCCCATCAGCGGGCCGCCCTCGCACGCGACGGTGAAGCCCTCGACGGATGCGAACCAACCGTCGGCGGGGCCGATCCTGTACCCGAAGATCGCGGCCTCGATGCCCGGGCGGGCGGCCTCGGCATACTTCTCGTCGCCCGCGAACATGGGGCTGATCTGCACCATTACGTTCACACGATCACCGACGGATACCAGGTCGGATCCCACCACCACGCGGGTCACCTCGACCTAGTAGGACACGTACTCCTGGTGGTCGGCGCTCCTTACCTGTCCAAGTGTCCCGGTGAGGGTCGCCCCGAACACCACGTCGACCTTTGCCCCCAACGCGGCCGGCGACGACGTCGGCGAGTAGTCGTAGTTGACCCCTGTATCTGTCAGCGTGGATGCGAACGCCTCGGTCTCCTCGCAGGTTGGCTCTGCGGTGGTCTGGGTTCCTTCGGTAGTCGTAGACGAAGCGGAGCGTTCGTCGATCTCAGGCGATCCGCCTGATGGGCCGTCATCGGCGTCAGTGCAACCGCCGACCAAAACGACGAACACGGCCAGCATCAGTAGCGCTCGAACCCGCATACCGCTTGGACGTTAGGGCTCGGCGCAGGGTTCCCGGCGCTGGCAAGTTCTCGCGGGCCGTGGCCCTGTCTGCCAGGGTGAGGTGTGACAGCCATGATGAACATGCCCGGTCCGGACGGGTGGAGGAGACTCCCAGAGGTGGTCCCGCGGCTTCGGGTCTGACCCTCGGTGTGACTGACCGTCGTGTCCTTTTGGTGAATCGTCGGCCTGTCTCTCGCGGGACCACCGTTCTGGGAATCGTGACCGTTCAGAGTGACCTCATAGGAGCCTGTTGGCGCAGACTCGTGGCTGTCTTGTCCTCCCGGTCTCGTGACCCTCCGTCCCGTTGGAACCGAACCGAAGGATCACGACCATGATGACAGCAGAGGACCGCCACGTCACCGGCGGTGTCGACACCCACGGCGAGGTCCATGTCGCCGCGGTGCTCGAGAGCGGAACAGCCCGGCGGCTGGCCGTGGCCGAGTTCCCCGCCGACACCGCGGGCTATGTGGCGCTGCGCGAGTGGATGAGCGGCTTCGGGACGTTGGACGCGGTCGGTGTCGAGTCCACCGGGGCGTGGGGTGCCGGTCTGGCCAGGTCGCTGCGTGACAACGACGTGACCGTGATCGAGGTTGACCGGCCGGATCGCAGGGCCCGCCGGTTCGATGGCAAGTCCGATCCCCTCGATGCTGAGGCAGCCGCACGGGCCGTGATATCGGGACGAGCTGCTGGCGTGCCCAAGACCGCCGATGGTCCCGCCGAGGCGATCAGGGCCATCGAGATCGTGTGCTACGGCGCGACTCGTGACCGGACACGGGCAATCAACCAGTTCAAAGCTCTTCTCGTCACCGCCCCCGCTGACCTGCGGGAACACCTCGGCTCGGTGTCGTTTCGGCGTCAGCTCGAACTCGCCCGCCGGTTCCGTAACGACTACGACGATCTCGTCGAGACCCAGGTGCGGTTCGCGCTCAAGACCCTCGCCGCCAAGATCGCGTTCCTCGACGACCAGATCACCGAGCTCGAAGGTCGGATGAACGAACTGGTCGGCCAGGCCGCTCCAGCGCTCGCCGGCACGTTCGGTGTCGGACCCCACGTCGCCGCGCAGCTGTTGACCACCGTCGGAGACAACCCCGAACGCCTCGGCTCGGAAGCCGCGTTCGCGAAGCTCTGCGCGGCGTGCCCGATCCCGGCGTCATCGGGCAAGACCACCCGATATCGACTCAACCCCGGCGGCGATCGCCGAGCGAACAACGCGCTCCACACGATCGTGCTGGTCCGGATGCGCTACCACGCGCCAACCCGGGCCTATGTCGCCCGCCGCACCACCGAAGGCAAGAGCATCCCTGAGATCATGCGCTGCCTGAAACGGTTCGTCGCCCGCGAGATCTACAACGTCATCACGAACCCGCCCACCGACCTACCGACCGGCCACCAGATCCGTCAGCAACGCCTCCAAGCCCGGATCACGCTCACCGCGCTCGCCAACGCCCTCAACGTCGCCCCAACCCGGATCTCAACCCTCGAACGCGGCCTCACCTATAGCAACGACCTCGCCTACCAAGCCCGCGACTGGCTCAACGAAACTGCCGCTTGACATCTATAGGAGCTTCACCTGCGGTACCCGATCATCTGACCCGACGGGGCGAGACAGGACCATCAGAACCATGACCTTGACGACTGTGTCGTTGAACGGACGCGCCCACACTGGAGGGGTGACCGAAGACGACATCGATCCGGCAGCGAAGCCGACCCGACGGTCCTTCACCGCGGAGTACAAGGCGGAGATCCTCGCCGAGTACGACACGTGGCCGAAGGGGTCGGAGCAGCGGGGTGCGATCTTGCGCCGCGAGGGCCTGTACAGCTCGCACATCTCGGAGTGGCGCAAGCAGGCCGATGCGGGCGCCCGGGAGGGCTTGGCCCGCAAGTCCAAGAAGCGACGCTCGGCCGAGGAGGTGGAGCTCGAGCGGCTCCGCCGCCAGAACGAGCGTCTGTCGCGGGAGCTGGCCAAGACGCAGACCGCGTTGGAGATCACGGGAAAAGTGCACGCGCTCTTGGAGCAGCTCTCCGAGAGCGCGGACACCGAGAACAGGTCGAAGCCGTGACGGCCGAACACCTCCCCGCTCTCGAGGAAGCGACCTCGACGAAGAAGGCATGCGAGCTGCTGGGCGTGAACCGCTCGACGATCCTGCGTCGCCGCCGACCGCCGGTGCTGGGCCCGCCGCCACCTCGTCCGGCGCCGCCGAACAAGTTGACCGAGCCCGAGCGTCAGCACGTGTTGTCGGTCCTGCGATCCGAGCGGTATTGCGATCTGGCACCGGCGCAGGTGTGGGCCCAGCTGCTCGATGACGGGATCTACCTGTGCTCGATCCGCACCATGTACCGGCTTCTCGCCGCCGCTGGGGAGAACCGCGAACGGCGTCGACAGCGCACCCACCCGGCCCGCAAGAAACCAGAACTCATCGCCCGAGGCCCGAACCAAGTCTGGAGTTGGGACATCACCAAGCTCGCCGGGCCCGAACGCGGCATCTACTACGAGCTGTTCGTGATCATCGACATCTACTCCCGCTACGTCGTGGCCTGGACCGTCGCCGCAGCGGAGACCGGAGAGCTCGCCGAAGCCTTCATCGCGGATGCCTTCGACTCCCAGGGCGTCGGCCGTGACCAGCTGACCCTGCACGCGGATCGGGGAACATCGATGACCTCGAAACCTGTCGCGCAGCTCCTCGTCGATCTCGGCGTCACCCGCTCGCACAGCCGCCCGTCGGTCTCCAACGACAACCCCTACTCCGAAGCCCAGTTCAAGACGCTCAAGTACTGCCCGGCCTTCCCCGGCCGGTTCGGTTCGATCGCCGACGCCCGATCGTTCTGCTCGGCGTTCTTCGATCACTACAACCACGTCCACCGCCACGCCGGCATCGGGCTGCACACCCCCGCATCGGTCCACTACGGCACCGCCACCGAGATCCGCGCTGCACGAGCCCAGACGCTCACCGCGGCCTACAACGCGAACCCAGCCCGATTCCGCCACCGACCACCCACGCCACCGAGGCTTCCCAACGTCGCGTGGATCAACGAACCCAACCGAGAAGCACTCATCCAATCCGCGTAAAGCTGTCTCATCTCCCTTGACACGTTCCGTGGTGAGTTCGTCAGCGTCGGATGCCCTGAGCCTCGACCTGTACCGCCCTAGGGGGCAACCTTTGCGCGCTCAGCGGCCAGCGCTGCTGCGGATCGCCGGCGCCCGAACCTAGGAGACTGCTGAGCAAGGGCGCTTGCGGGGTCTCAGTCGTGCCAGGTCGCGGAGGGGTGGTGATCGGGGTCGCTGTTGAGGGTGCTCTTGGTCATCGGCTCCGGGGGTGGGCGGGCGGTGATCGTGGTGGTGGGTCCGGTTCGGGGCCGGGAGGTCCCCGGAGTCGCCGTCAGGTCGCCGGGGTGATGGTCCAGCCGCCGTTGTGGGTGAGTCCGAGGGCGAGGAGCCGGCGGAGGTTCACCGCGGCGCATCGGTGGGACCATCCGAGTCGGTTCGCTTCGATGCCTCGGTAGCGGAGACGCCTGTTGTTGTCCTTGACGAGCCAGGCGATGGTGCGTTCGATCATCGGCCGGTGTTGCCGGTAGGTGTCGGCGAACTCGTTGGTGTCGGCTTGTGTTCGGGCCGCGGCGAGCAGTTCGTGGTGGGGGTGCAACACGATGACCCGCCCGGCCTTGGCGGTGGTGCAGCGTGCCCGGACCGGGCAGGTGGCGCAGTGGGCTCCGAAGCGGGCCGAGCCGGACTTGGTGATCGAGACGGTCACGCCTTCGGGGCAGGTGATGGTGCGGGCGTCGAGGTCGATGGTGAAGTCGTCGAGGGTGTAGCCGCCCGCGACCGCTGGCCGCAGCGGCGGGGGCTTGATCACCGGGTTCATCTCCCGGGAGCGGAGGTGGTCACGGAACTCGCCGGAGCCGTACGCGGAGTCGCCGAGCACCTCGGTGCCGGCCGGTTCCTCCGCGATCAGATCGGGGGCAGCCTCGGCGTCACCGGCGTTGCCAGGGCCGATGTCGCACGCGGTGACCAGACCGGTGTCTGGCTCGGCGGCGACGTGGCCCTTGTAGCCGTCGCGGTAGGACGCCCGGGTCTTGTGGGCGTGGCGAGCCTCGGGATCGACGGTGGAGATGACCCGGTCGGGGGCGGTGCGCCGCGCGATGCGCCAACGGCCGGGCCCGTCACCGGGTTCGACGTCTTGCCCCGCGACCAACGCGAGCAGCGCGACGGCGTCGGTCTGGGCGTCGTCGAGGTCGAGGTCCTCAGCGGCCCACACGAGCTCGTTGGCGTCATCAACCAGCTCGGAGACGACCCGGTCCCGATCGCCCGGGTCGTCCCAATCACAAGGCGGGCGGCTGCCTTCGAGGTTGTGCTCACGCAACCACACCGCAGCGAGCTCGGGCACCAGCTTGCGGACCCGCCGGATCTGAGCGACGAGCATCGTGACCGTGTCCTGGCGGGCCACCGCGTCATCGAGCACCGTCGAGTCCAGCGCCCGGCGGTGCTTGGAGGCGATCACCCCGGACTCCACGACCACGGCCTTCACCGCGTCGAAGATCCGCTGCGGGGCCGTCGAGGCCCGCAGCTTGTTGCGCCACAACGTCAGCACCGTCGGATGGAACGCCTCGTCGGTCAACGCCAGCCCCGCCGCCGCCTTCCAGGCGATGTCGGTCTGCAACGCCCGGCACGCCTCGCGATCCGAGCGGCCCTCCAGCGCCTGGAGCACCATCACCGTCGCCACCACATCAGCAGGCACCGACGGGCGGCCACGCCGGGTCGGGAACAGATCTGCGAACATCTCATCGGGGAACAGGCGATGACGGTGCTCAGCCAAGAACGCGTGCACCGACCCCTCCCCGAGCAGATGGCTGCACAACGCCGCAGCGTCCAACAGCTCACGATCCAGCCGAGACGAACCCTGCATCCCCGCGTTCTACGCCACCGCCGCCCGCTTCGCGAATCGAGCCGCCCGCCCCCGATTGCTCAGCAGTCTCCTAGAACGCAGCGGTCCACTCACGATCTCGAGCCGTCGCTGCAAGTTCCTTGACGCCGTCAGACTTCCGGCCTACCTTACGCCGGGCGCAGATGGCGCTGCATCAGAATCGGCGAGATCAGGGGACAACGGTAAGCAACTTTCGACGCTTTCGACGGGCACTGGCGCTGGGAGCTGCCGCGTCAGTTCTTCCCACGGGCGTTGTGCAGGCGTCCGAAGCCGGAGACGCCCAGATACCGATACCAGTCTCTGGCACGGACGTGCTGGCGAATGATCTCGTAGGTGGCGGCACTGGCCCGATCATCTGGCAAGGCTCGGTTCCCGGGGCAACTCCGGACAGCGTCGTCGTGGTTCATGCCGAGGATGTGACTGGCGGGATCACTGAGGAGGGATTGACCGGGAAGAGGATCGATCTAGTCAAAGTCGGTCGGGCGACGGTTGGCGACGACGGACTTTTCACGGTTCGAGCCGAGCCAGGCGACTGGTACCAAAGCATCGCTGACTCGGACGGGCGGATCCGTCTCATGATCACTGCGAGCGCGCAGAATGGTCGACAGTTCGGGATGGGTATGACCATCGTCCAGCTTGCGACGGCTACAGACGCCGCCAAGGGTGTGGCTGAAGGCACATGGATGGTCGATCAGGCGATGGAGACCTCCCTCGCCGATTTAGAGCCAACAGAAAGCGGCGATCTGACGGACGCTGCCGCACGGCGCTCAACGAGCGTGCCCACCAGCCCAATCGTGATGACGGAGGCGCCGCCAGAGCTTCTCGAAACCGCAGGCGGGGCAGGAGGAGTAGCACGCGCCGCGTACCCACCGGAGTACTCATGCTACGGCGGCTCGGTAGTGGATGCTCTCTCCACAACATGGGTGGAGATGGGCAACTACTACCACGAAGAGTTTGCACCTACGCACACCTTCCGCTACGAGGCATCGAATACAACCACCACAGAGTGGGGATACAAGGTAGGAGGAACTGCGGGCGCCTTCACGGGCACCGGCCGTGTCTCCATGGCGACCCAAACCTCAACAGGCGTTTCTGGAGGACACAACCAGGTCCAGACCGGCAAGAAAAATGAAGGCCACAGCGATCGTAGACATTCGTTATCGACGGGTCCGCTACGACAACTGCTGGTACATGACTCCGCCCGCAAATCCAGCCGGTGGCTCGAGCATCTATGTGATGCAACCCGATCGCTGGATGGGTAACGCTATTCATTTGCGGTTGAAGTGGAAGCGACTCCCTCGGACAATGGGCAATACACGCGCCCGCTTATTCCCAACCAGTTTGTATCTCGCAGCGCAGGCAAGGTATCCTCAAGCAGCGCAGGCGTGGATGTCTCGATCGGTGCGGGTTCGTTGACCGGTGGAGTGAGCTACACGACAGCGTCATCTAGCGGCTCGACTATCACACGTTCTTGGACTAACCCCGCCGCGCCGGGTGGTGCAACCAAGTACATCAAAGGTTACGGCGCCGACACGCTCAACGGAGTGTTTGGAGTCCGTGGGTACACTTGAAAGGGACTCGATCTTTAGTTCTTCCAGCCTTGCTGGCTATCGCAGTCTGCGCCATGGGGTTGTCCTGCGCGGACAACGGGAACCCGCCTTCGACCACGAGTCCGGCCCCGCCAGGACCTGCTCTTGACCCTGAGCAAGCCCTCACCGGCCTGCTCTCCGACCTGACCTTCTACCAAGTGCCATACGACTCAGGCTGGCATACTGCTGTAGCGCTGACCGTGCGGAACCAGGACACTGGTCCTATAGAAATTAAGGCCGCTCAATTCGGCGACCTCGAGAATCTTGTCCTTGGAGAACCAAGGATCGTTGGTCCGCAGTCTCCATCCCTGACGCTGCAGATCTTGCCTGGAGATCCACCGCGCTCTCCAACTGCCAGTCTCCCGATTCCCAGATTCGAGGCTGAAGACCTATCTGGCTATAGGATTCCTCCTGCGATCGATGACCAGAAGGCGCCGCCGTTCTCGATTGCGGAAGCCCTCCTGGAGTCAGATGAGGAGAATGACGCATCGATCGTTGTGCCAGTACGCCTGATCGATCCTGAAACGTCGGGCTCTGTGGTGGGTGTGAGTGCTGACCTATCGAACGGCGGACGGTCGGACGGGCGAGTTGGAGTATCCTGACCTGGAGTTCGGTCTGTGCATGCAAGTGGAGTACGACGCCCAAGCGTGTGAGCGAGCTAATCGATGACTCTCGGTAGCACTGGTAGATACCCTGGCTCAAGAGGGCTTGCCACTCTGATTCCCGTAGATCTTGTACCGGCTCGCGCCTTATACGAGATTCTTTACCTTTCAGATGCCTACGTAACGTGGCGGACGCGAGGACGAGTTCTTTCGCTGGACGATTTCGCGACACTCATCAGTGAATCGTATGCAGCATCATACGCCGTGGTTGATCCACGTAATGATAATGCTCTAGTGGGACATGTAGGTCTCTACGGCATGGACGATAGTTCTCGGGTGGCGAGCATGTCCGCATACTTCAATCCACGGCACCCCCGGAGTCCAGCTGGTAACCGGTCATGCGCTTCACGCACTGATGGATCAGGCTTTCGGGGCGGTCGGTCTGCGAAAGGTGGTAGTTGAAGTCCCAG
Encoded here:
- a CDS encoding IS1182 family transposase — its product is MQGSSRLDRELLDAAALCSHLLGEGSVHAFLAEHRHRLFPDEMFADLFPTRRGRPSVPADVVATVMVLQALEGRSDREACRALQTDIAWKAAAGLALTDEAFHPTVLTLWRNKLRASTAPQRIFDAVKAVVVESGVIASKHRRALDSTVLDDAVARQDTVTMLVAQIRRVRKLVPELAAVWLREHNLEGSRPPCDWDDPGDRDRVVSELVDDANELVWAAEDLDLDDAQTDAVALLALVAGQDVEPGDGPGRWRIARRTAPDRVISTVDPEARHAHKTRASYRDGYKGHVAAEPDTGLVTACDIGPGNAGDAEAAPDLIAEEPAGTEVLGDSAYGSGEFRDHLRSREMNPVIKPPPLRPAVAGGYTLDDFTIDLDARTITCPEGVTVSITKSGSARFGAHCATCPVRARCTTAKAGRVIVLHPHHELLAAARTQADTNEFADTYRQHRPMIERTIAWLVKDNNRRLRYRGIEANRLGWSHRCAAVNLRRLLALGLTHNGGWTITPAT
- a CDS encoding sigma-70 family RNA polymerase sigma factor, encoding MSATRAEASEPACEDEMVAVLRRAFTIALGPRLGAEALSDALLYLVEHRDRVLAMDNPGGYLFTVGRQRALAAYRRPPAPLFPSPVVAGIPDIEPGLVAALGGLSERQRLCVVLVHAFGYRNQEVADLIGISVGSVQTHGRRALTRLRKNLGVTK
- a CDS encoding transposase; amino-acid sequence: MTLTTVSLNGRAHTGGVTEDDIDPAAKPTRRSFTAEYKAEILAEYDTWPKGSEQRGAILRREGLYSSHISEWRKQADAGAREGLARKSKKRRSAEEVELERLRRQNERLSRELAKTQTALEITGKVHALLEQLSESADTENRSKP
- a CDS encoding GNAT family N-acetyltransferase, giving the protein MRDDAPPRLARGAPHQIPAILLAKLALDSTMHGSGLGRDLLVHALATILDAARRAGGRVVLVDAIDDEARAFYERHDFEALPGQPRRLVLKLSTVAKALGAPWP
- a CDS encoding IS3 family transposase; amino-acid sequence: MTAEHLPALEEATSTKKACELLGVNRSTILRRRRPPVLGPPPPRPAPPNKLTEPERQHVLSVLRSERYCDLAPAQVWAQLLDDGIYLCSIRTMYRLLAAAGENRERRRQRTHPARKKPELIARGPNQVWSWDITKLAGPERGIYYELFVIIDIYSRYVVAWTVAAAETGELAEAFIADAFDSQGVGRDQLTLHADRGTSMTSKPVAQLLVDLGVTRSHSRPSVSNDNPYSEAQFKTLKYCPAFPGRFGSIADARSFCSAFFDHYNHVHRHAGIGLHTPASVHYGTATEIRAARAQTLTAAYNANPARFRHRPPTPPRLPNVAWINEPNREALIQSA